One segment of Aggregicoccus sp. 17bor-14 DNA contains the following:
- a CDS encoding glutathione peroxidase — translation MYDFKVETIDGKQQDLSAYKGQALLVVNTASECGYTPQYKGLEELYRAYKARGFTVLAFPANNFGGQEPGSNAEIKRFCELKYRTTFPLFGKVSVKGQDIHPLFQHLTQQPGLEGDIRWNFSKFLIDPSGKLVARFDSKVEPMSPELRQKLEATLP, via the coding sequence GTGTACGACTTCAAGGTCGAGACCATCGATGGAAAGCAGCAGGACCTGAGCGCCTACAAGGGCCAGGCGCTGCTCGTGGTGAACACCGCGAGCGAGTGCGGCTACACGCCCCAGTACAAGGGGCTGGAGGAGCTGTACCGCGCGTACAAGGCGCGCGGCTTCACGGTGCTCGCCTTCCCGGCGAACAACTTCGGCGGCCAGGAGCCCGGCAGCAACGCGGAGATCAAGCGCTTCTGCGAGCTGAAGTACCGCACCACCTTCCCGCTCTTCGGCAAGGTGAGCGTGAAGGGGCAGGACATCCACCCGCTCTTCCAGCACCTCACCCAGCAGCCGGGCCTGGAGGGGGACATCCGCTGGAACTTCAGCAAGTTCCTCATCGACCCGAGCGGCAAGCTGGTGGCGCGCTTCGACTCGAAGGTGGAGCCGATGTCGCCCGAGCTGCGGCAGAAGCTCGAGGCCACCCTGCCCTAG
- a CDS encoding tetratricopeptide repeat protein, which translates to MAAPPPAPQQPSPESPPAPPRRPPRRGLLGRWDRLEHSLQVLVLVCLGAFAIHLVPLFLPRNTAEQELEIARVTRDPAERVRLLKPLRTKKSASAEQLREAAELVLPGSSGEARALVDEAARREPDALETQLLLARVCDADHAERCMQGALARAEQLAPGDPRPYLLRANRAEHDGQLEVAVDALAEASARAPGDARVRLRYGRLLSDVGRVKEAERVLAGLEGQLPAPQLLVELGQVRARQGRHEDARALFQRALGEDPKLAAAHYQLGRSLYALGDVYRAEQELREADRLDLGDSRALVALCAMQLERGARDEARITRMDLDRRFPEEQERIRESCAPNGP; encoded by the coding sequence GTGGCCGCCCCGCCTCCTGCCCCGCAGCAGCCGTCACCGGAGAGCCCTCCAGCGCCTCCCCGGCGCCCGCCGCGCCGGGGCCTGCTGGGGCGCTGGGACCGGCTGGAGCACAGCCTCCAGGTGCTGGTGCTGGTGTGCCTCGGGGCCTTCGCCATCCACCTGGTGCCCCTGTTCCTGCCGCGCAACACGGCGGAGCAGGAGCTGGAGATTGCGCGCGTGACGCGCGACCCGGCCGAGCGGGTGCGGCTGCTCAAGCCCCTGCGCACCAAGAAGAGCGCGAGCGCGGAGCAGCTGCGCGAGGCGGCGGAGCTGGTGCTGCCGGGCTCGAGCGGCGAGGCGCGCGCGCTGGTGGACGAGGCGGCGCGCCGCGAGCCGGACGCGCTGGAGACGCAGCTCTTGCTCGCGCGCGTGTGCGACGCGGACCACGCGGAGCGCTGCATGCAGGGGGCGCTCGCGCGCGCGGAGCAGCTCGCGCCGGGAGACCCGCGCCCCTACCTGCTGCGCGCGAACCGCGCCGAGCACGACGGGCAGCTGGAGGTGGCGGTGGACGCGCTCGCCGAGGCCTCGGCGCGCGCGCCCGGGGATGCGCGGGTGCGGCTGCGCTACGGGCGGCTGCTGAGCGACGTGGGCCGGGTGAAGGAGGCGGAGCGGGTGCTCGCGGGGCTCGAGGGCCAGCTGCCCGCCCCGCAGCTGCTGGTGGAGCTGGGGCAGGTGCGCGCGCGCCAGGGCCGCCACGAGGACGCGCGCGCCCTCTTCCAGCGCGCGCTGGGCGAGGACCCGAAGCTCGCGGCGGCGCACTACCAGCTGGGGCGCTCGCTCTACGCGCTGGGGGACGTGTACCGCGCGGAGCAGGAGCTGCGCGAGGCGGACCGGCTGGACCTGGGGGACTCGCGCGCGCTGGTGGCGCTGTGCGCGATGCAGCTGGAGCGCGGCGCGCGCGACGAGGCGCGCATCACCCGCATGGACCTGGACCGGCGCTTTCCCGAGGAGCAGGAGCGCATCCGCGAGAGCTGCGCCCCCAACGGGCCCTGA
- a CDS encoding YceI family protein, whose amino-acid sequence MRSLSALCALLLSVAALAEGGAPRTYGVQDGSALTYTLIHKLHEVKGTAKRLEGKARLLPDGTLQVAVRARVEDFDSGNANRDAHMKEATDASRFPLIDFKGVAGAVRVPAKLPATLPVTVKGRLTFHGVTRPVEVPLQVTFQSPAKADATGRFEISLEAFQIERPSLLMVKVQDALVLDLAVKLAQEGA is encoded by the coding sequence ATGCGCTCACTCTCCGCCCTCTGCGCCCTGCTCCTGTCCGTCGCCGCGCTCGCCGAGGGCGGCGCGCCGCGCACCTACGGCGTGCAGGACGGCAGCGCGCTCACGTACACGCTCATCCACAAGCTGCACGAGGTGAAGGGCACCGCGAAGCGCCTCGAGGGCAAGGCGCGCCTGCTGCCGGACGGCACCCTGCAGGTCGCGGTGCGCGCGCGCGTCGAGGACTTCGACTCGGGCAACGCGAACCGGGACGCGCACATGAAGGAGGCCACCGACGCGAGCCGCTTCCCGCTCATCGACTTCAAGGGCGTGGCGGGCGCCGTGCGCGTGCCGGCGAAGCTGCCCGCCACGCTGCCCGTCACCGTGAAGGGCCGCCTCACCTTCCACGGCGTCACCCGGCCCGTGGAGGTGCCGCTGCAGGTCACTTTCCAGAGCCCCGCGAAGGCGGACGCCACCGGGCGCTTCGAGATCAGCCTCGAGGCCTTCCAGATCGAGCGCCCCTCGCTCCTGATGGTGAAGGTGCAGGACGCGCTGGTGCTCGACCTCGCGGTGAAGCTCGCGCAGGAGGGTGCGTGA
- a CDS encoding zinc-binding dehydrogenase, producing the protein MKAVRYHAVGGPEVLRAGDVPQVEPGAGEVRVRVHVAGVNFADTERRRGLYDAAVPLPRILGSEAAGVVDAVGPGVDAGWVGAHVVAWTQRCYAEWTLAPLGRVWRVPEGVSFAQAAALPVQGLTAWHLLHTVGRVQAGEAVLVHAAAGGVGTLLVQLARAAGARVLAVVGSAQKAALAERLGASAVARSDTPDAELGEWARAQTQGRGVELALDAVGQATWGESLHALAPFGRAVYYGSASGVPPPVDLDAQLFERSLSVSAYWLATPHPEGAHARAMEDLLAQVAAGALRPVLGLTLPLDEAAEAHRQLEGRATVGKVLLQVRSGEY; encoded by the coding sequence ATGAAGGCCGTTCGCTATCACGCCGTGGGAGGCCCCGAGGTGCTGCGGGCCGGGGACGTGCCGCAGGTGGAGCCGGGCGCGGGCGAGGTGCGCGTGCGGGTGCACGTGGCGGGGGTGAACTTCGCGGACACGGAGCGGCGGCGCGGGCTGTACGACGCGGCGGTGCCCCTGCCCCGCATCCTGGGCAGCGAGGCGGCCGGGGTGGTGGACGCGGTGGGCCCGGGCGTGGACGCGGGCTGGGTGGGCGCGCACGTGGTGGCGTGGACGCAGCGGTGCTACGCGGAGTGGACGCTCGCGCCGCTGGGGCGGGTGTGGCGCGTGCCCGAGGGCGTGTCCTTCGCGCAGGCGGCGGCGCTGCCGGTGCAGGGGCTCACCGCATGGCACCTGCTGCACACGGTGGGGCGGGTGCAGGCGGGCGAGGCGGTGCTGGTGCACGCGGCGGCGGGCGGCGTGGGCACGCTGCTGGTGCAGCTGGCGCGGGCGGCCGGCGCGCGGGTGCTCGCGGTGGTGGGCAGCGCGCAGAAGGCCGCGCTCGCCGAGCGCCTCGGCGCGAGCGCGGTCGCGCGCTCGGACACACCGGACGCCGAGTTGGGTGAGTGGGCGCGCGCCCAGACGCAGGGGCGCGGCGTGGAGCTCGCGCTGGACGCGGTGGGGCAGGCCACGTGGGGGGAGAGCCTGCACGCGCTCGCGCCCTTCGGCCGCGCCGTCTACTACGGCAGCGCGAGTGGCGTGCCCCCGCCGGTGGACCTGGATGCGCAGCTCTTCGAGCGCTCGCTCAGCGTGAGCGCGTACTGGCTCGCGACGCCCCACCCCGAGGGCGCGCACGCGCGCGCGATGGAGGACCTGCTCGCGCAGGTGGCCGCGGGCGCGCTGAGGCCGGTGCTCGGCCTGACGCTGCCGCTGGACGAGGCCGCCGAGGCGCACCGCCAGCTCGAGGGGCGCGCGACGGTGGGCAAGGTGCTGCTCCAGGTTCGCAGCGGGGAGTACTGA
- a CDS encoding DUF2007 domain-containing protein has protein sequence MASVQLSVYRTIGEAHLAAGLLSEAGLHVEVRHDAVAHLAGQLPSHETWVELWVPAAQLEEARALLAQVAERAEAAHLHVPCPACREDNPGSFEVCWACGAHLPEQRRPRLRAV, from the coding sequence ATGGCCTCCGTCCAGCTGAGCGTCTACCGCACCATCGGCGAGGCCCACCTCGCCGCGGGGCTCCTGAGCGAGGCGGGCCTGCACGTGGAGGTGCGCCACGACGCGGTGGCCCACCTCGCCGGGCAGCTGCCCAGCCACGAGACGTGGGTGGAGCTGTGGGTGCCCGCGGCGCAGCTGGAGGAGGCGCGCGCGCTGCTCGCCCAGGTGGCCGAGCGCGCCGAGGCGGCGCACCTGCACGTGCCCTGCCCCGCCTGCCGCGAGGACAACCCGGGCAGCTTCGAGGTGTGCTGGGCCTGCGGCGCGCACCTGCCCGAGCAGCGCCGGCCCCGGCTGCGCGCAGTGTGA
- a CDS encoding Fis family transcriptional regulator, which yields MTGRGYREEELVTNRASLLLSGGTEDERRAWAQEAAEHFAAEGPLVEARTAAELAQALKAPRGVVFIPDVGKLAPVAQAQLLRCLQLQEERPKVVVGLAGSPDQARTRGTLREDLHYRLHQALVDMNTEGLRDALKKRRAQAAAERAARAAKLKASAPAPQAASRTGKAAGRKVLAHPAASAKAAVRSAGGAARSAGTPARK from the coding sequence GTGACAGGACGGGGTTATCGCGAGGAGGAGCTCGTCACCAACCGCGCCTCGCTCTTGCTCTCGGGCGGCACCGAGGACGAGCGGCGGGCGTGGGCGCAGGAAGCGGCGGAGCACTTCGCGGCGGAGGGCCCCCTGGTGGAGGCGCGCACCGCGGCCGAGCTCGCCCAGGCGCTCAAGGCGCCGCGCGGCGTGGTGTTCATCCCGGACGTGGGCAAGCTCGCGCCCGTCGCCCAGGCGCAGCTGCTGCGCTGCCTGCAGCTGCAGGAGGAGCGGCCCAAGGTGGTGGTGGGGCTCGCGGGCTCCCCGGACCAGGCGCGCACCCGCGGCACGCTGCGCGAGGACCTGCACTACCGCCTGCACCAGGCGCTGGTGGACATGAACACCGAGGGCCTGCGCGATGCGCTCAAGAAGCGCCGCGCCCAGGCCGCCGCCGAGCGGGCGGCGCGCGCCGCGAAGCTCAAGGCCTCGGCGCCTGCGCCGCAGGCCGCCTCGCGCACGGGCAAGGCCGCGGGGCGCAAGGTGCTCGCGCACCCGGCGGCGTCCGCGAAGGCCGCGGTGCGCAGCGCGGGCGGCGCGGCGCGCTCGGCGGGGACGCCGGCGCGCAAGTAG
- a CDS encoding arsinothricin resistance N-acetyltransferase ArsN1 family A, with protein MPGRFPSSRPSTLRARAARAADAEAIARIYSEGIAERRSTFETRPRTAADVQAWLGGRHPVVVVERAETEADAQVVAFASSAPYSPRACYAGVADFSVYVDSQARGQGAGRLAVEALVAAATAAGFHKLTSRVFATNAVSRRMLAGLGFREVGVHLKHAPLDGVWHDVVTVERLLPENLR; from the coding sequence ATGCCTGGCCGCTTCCCATCGTCCCGCCCATCGACCCTCAGGGCCCGCGCCGCGCGCGCCGCGGACGCGGAGGCGATCGCGCGCATCTACAGCGAGGGCATCGCCGAGCGGCGCAGCACCTTCGAGACCCGCCCGCGCACGGCCGCGGACGTGCAGGCCTGGCTCGGCGGGCGCCACCCGGTGGTGGTGGTGGAGCGCGCCGAGACCGAGGCAGACGCGCAGGTCGTCGCCTTCGCCTCGAGCGCGCCCTACAGCCCGCGCGCCTGCTACGCGGGGGTGGCGGACTTCAGCGTGTACGTGGACTCGCAGGCGCGGGGGCAGGGCGCGGGGCGGCTCGCGGTGGAGGCGCTGGTGGCCGCCGCCACTGCCGCCGGCTTCCACAAGCTCACCAGCCGCGTCTTCGCCACCAACGCGGTGAGCCGGCGCATGCTCGCGGGCCTGGGCTTTCGCGAGGTGGGGGTGCACCTGAAGCACGCCCCGCTCGACGGGGTCTGGCACGACGTGGTCACGGTGGAGCGGCTGCTGCCGGAGAACCTGCGCTAG
- a CDS encoding SlyX family protein, with translation MAPAPPDTHAPADDARLTELEIRFTQQQELLQELSEVLYAQQRELDALRLEVGALKKKLEGDPGLVDARQQERPPHY, from the coding sequence ATGGCGCCCGCTCCCCCCGACACGCACGCCCCCGCCGACGACGCCCGCCTCACCGAGCTGGAGATCCGCTTCACCCAGCAGCAAGAGCTGCTGCAGGAGCTCAGCGAGGTGCTCTACGCCCAGCAGCGCGAGCTGGACGCGCTGCGGCTGGAGGTGGGTGCCCTGAAGAAGAAGCTCGAGGGCGACCCGGGCCTGGTGGACGCGCGCCAGCAGGAGCGCCCGCCGCACTACTAG
- a CDS encoding Rieske (2Fe-2S) protein — protein MSCSRRRFLAGLAGAAGAAAVLPACAPDIRPAPLVKATSANKRVELQVSSYPDLAREGGGITLQLDDGSEYLVVHPQGDQYVVLGAQCTHQGCPLGVDAGEIACPCHGARFGNDGVPTNPPAVAPLDTYASSYDPATGVLSIRFAAGDATTPPVVDGRITFPFAQFPQLATAGGLYYGVPEGLGHRLFVFALGDGRFQATDGICPHQGATVAWSAADGLLICPRHGSEFQPDGAVVPRSGPATTSLRAYPTTSDANGVTVIVA, from the coding sequence GTGAGCTGCTCGCGCCGCCGCTTCCTCGCGGGGCTCGCCGGAGCCGCGGGCGCCGCCGCCGTGCTGCCCGCCTGTGCGCCGGACATCCGCCCCGCGCCCCTGGTCAAGGCGACCTCGGCCAACAAGCGCGTGGAGCTGCAGGTCTCGAGCTACCCGGACCTCGCGCGCGAGGGGGGCGGCATCACCCTGCAGCTCGACGACGGCTCGGAGTACCTCGTGGTGCACCCGCAGGGGGACCAGTACGTCGTGCTCGGCGCGCAGTGCACGCACCAGGGCTGTCCGCTGGGCGTGGACGCGGGGGAGATCGCCTGCCCCTGTCACGGCGCGCGCTTCGGCAACGACGGCGTGCCCACGAATCCGCCCGCCGTGGCGCCGCTGGACACCTACGCGAGCAGCTACGACCCGGCCACCGGCGTGCTCAGCATCCGCTTCGCCGCGGGCGACGCCACCACGCCCCCGGTGGTGGACGGCCGCATCACCTTCCCCTTCGCGCAGTTCCCGCAGCTCGCCACCGCGGGCGGCCTCTACTACGGCGTGCCCGAGGGGCTCGGCCACCGGCTCTTCGTCTTTGCGCTCGGCGACGGCCGCTTCCAGGCCACCGACGGCATCTGCCCGCACCAGGGCGCCACCGTTGCGTGGAGCGCCGCGGATGGGCTGCTCATCTGCCCGCGCCACGGCTCGGAGTTCCAGCCCGACGGCGCCGTGGTGCCCCGCTCCGGCCCCGCCACCACCTCGCTGCGCGCCTACCCCACCACGAGCGATGCGAACGGCGTCACCGTGATCGTGGCGTAG
- a CDS encoding nuclear transport factor 2 family protein — protein sequence MSMERAQRFMDALGRLEEKGDVDGLLALFADDAQVSNLASPRVFSGREGARAFWTEYKATLKQVRSTFRNVIDSGDRTALEWETQGTAHNGAAVAYEGVSILEWDGDRVSRFFAYFDPHALGQELAQNNAPRSEAPASAPA from the coding sequence ATGTCGATGGAGCGAGCTCAGCGGTTCATGGATGCACTGGGGAGGCTGGAGGAGAAGGGCGACGTGGACGGCCTCCTCGCGCTCTTCGCCGACGACGCGCAGGTGAGCAACCTCGCCAGCCCCCGCGTCTTCAGCGGGCGCGAGGGCGCGCGCGCCTTCTGGACGGAGTACAAGGCGACGCTGAAGCAGGTGCGCTCCACCTTCCGCAACGTCATCGACTCGGGCGACCGCACGGCACTCGAGTGGGAGACGCAGGGCACGGCGCACAACGGCGCGGCCGTGGCCTACGAGGGCGTGAGCATCCTCGAGTGGGACGGCGACCGGGTCAGCCGCTTCTTCGCCTACTTCGATCCGCACGCGCTGGGCCAGGAGCTCGCGCAGAACAACGCCCCGCGCAGCGAGGCCCCCGCGAGCGCGCCCGCGTAG
- a CDS encoding SCO family protein, giving the protein MSTPAPASPALPRRASSPLLWGVLGALLAGVLLAGAWVALRPAPEPLPDLGALPAFTFTRQDGRPFGLQQLQGHPFVANFIFTRCPTVCPLFSKKMAALQGRTKDVGARLALVSFSVDPKYDTPERLSAYAHKYGADEARWSFLTGDYEQLKGTIVGGFKISMGRENLDDADVMGIFHGTHFVLVDGRGHVRGYYDSNDAEATERLVQDAERLAREG; this is encoded by the coding sequence ATGTCCACCCCCGCCCCCGCCTCTCCCGCCCTGCCCCGGCGCGCCTCGAGCCCGCTGCTCTGGGGCGTGCTCGGCGCGCTGCTCGCCGGCGTGCTGCTCGCGGGCGCCTGGGTGGCGCTGCGCCCGGCGCCCGAGCCGCTGCCGGACCTGGGCGCGCTGCCCGCCTTCACCTTCACCCGCCAGGACGGGCGCCCCTTCGGGCTGCAGCAGCTGCAGGGCCACCCCTTCGTGGCGAACTTCATCTTCACCCGCTGCCCCACGGTGTGTCCGCTCTTCAGCAAGAAGATGGCGGCGCTGCAGGGGCGCACGAAGGACGTGGGCGCGAGGCTCGCGCTCGTCTCCTTCTCGGTGGACCCGAAGTACGACACCCCCGAGCGCCTCTCCGCCTACGCGCACAAGTACGGCGCGGACGAGGCGCGCTGGAGCTTCCTCACCGGCGACTACGAGCAGCTCAAGGGCACCATCGTCGGCGGCTTCAAGATCTCCATGGGCCGCGAGAACCTGGACGACGCGGACGTGATGGGCATCTTCCACGGCACCCACTTCGTGCTGGTGGACGGCCGGGGCCACGTGCGCGGCTACTACGACAGCAACGACGCCGAGGCCACCGAGCGCCTGGTACAGGACGCCGAGCGCCTCGCGCGCGAGGGCTGA